Proteins encoded in a region of the Bombiscardovia apis genome:
- the rpsQ gene encoding 30S ribosomal protein S17 produces the protein MAEEQERNFRKVRRGYVVSDAMDKTIAVEIEQRSTHPLYGKVVRSNRTVKAHDELNEAHVGDFVSIMETRPLSKTKRWRLQEIVERAK, from the coding sequence ATGGCTGAAGAGCAGGAGCGCAACTTCCGTAAGGTTCGTCGTGGCTACGTCGTCTCCGACGCGATGGATAAGACCATCGCTGTCGAGATTGAACAGCGTTCGACTCACCCCCTTTACGGTAAGGTTGTTCGTTCAAACCGTACGGTCAAGGCTCACGATGAGCTCAACGAGGCTCACGTCGGAGACTTTGTCTCCATCATGGAGACTCGGCCTCTGAGCAAGACCAAGCGCTGGCGTTTACAAGAGATTGTAGAACGCGCAAAGTAA
- the rplW gene encoding 50S ribosomal protein L23 encodes MVAIHKPAHDIIIKPVVSEKSYTNSDRGQYTFVVDPDSNKVAIKQAIEQIFNVKVTSVNTLNRQGKRTRTRTGYGRRVNEKRAIVTVAEGQSIDVFGN; translated from the coding sequence ATGGTAGCTATTCACAAGCCAGCACACGACATCATCATCAAGCCGGTCGTTTCCGAGAAGAGTTATACCAACTCGGATCGCGGCCAGTACACTTTCGTGGTTGATCCTGATTCCAACAAGGTTGCTATCAAGCAGGCCATTGAGCAGATCTTCAACGTGAAGGTGACTTCGGTCAACACCCTCAACCGCCAGGGCAAGCGTACTCGTACTCGCACAGGCTACGGCCGTCGCGTCAACGAGAAGCGCGCCATCGTTACGGTGGCTGAAGGTCAGTCAATCGATGTCTTCGGTAACTGA
- the rplV gene encoding 50S ribosomal protein L22 produces MEAKAIARHVRVTPRKARRVVNLIRGKRATEAVTILKFAPQDAAVPVRKVLESAIANARVKADKANEPFRENDLVITETYVDEGVTMKRFRPRAQGRAARINKRTSHITVVVADKEGAR; encoded by the coding sequence ATGGAAGCTAAAGCAATTGCCCGTCACGTACGCGTGACGCCGCGCAAGGCTCGCCGCGTCGTCAACCTCATCCGAGGCAAGCGTGCGACTGAAGCCGTGACTATCCTAAAGTTCGCTCCTCAGGATGCAGCCGTTCCGGTTCGCAAGGTCTTGGAGAGTGCCATCGCCAATGCTCGTGTCAAAGCAGATAAGGCCAATGAGCCTTTCCGCGAGAACGACTTGGTGATTACTGAGACCTATGTAGACGAAGGCGTAACCATGAAGCGGTTCCGTCCCCGTGCTCAGGGTCGTGCAGCTCGTATCAACAAGCGCACCAGCCATATCACGGTTGTCGTGGCCGACAAGGAAGGAGCCCGATAA
- the rpsE gene encoding 30S ribosomal protein S5 produces MSDNETTKETQVAEEAQTAQSSESSNGGNNDERRGRRGGRGDGRRGEGRRGERRGRRGRDENHGDELLDKVVTINRVSKVHKGGRTFSFAALVVVGDGKGTVGVGYGKSREVPAAIAKGQLDAKKHMFTVPRIRGTITHPVIGHDAAGTVLLRPAAPGTGVIAGGAVRAVMECAGITDILTKSMGSATAVNVVRATVAGLKALEEPEEIAARRGLTLEEVAPDSLLKSRAAGIAEARKAREEAKAKATSDQKDGE; encoded by the coding sequence GTGAGCGATAACGAGACGACAAAGGAAACCCAAGTGGCTGAAGAAGCACAGACTGCTCAGTCGAGCGAGTCCAGCAACGGGGGCAACAATGATGAGCGTCGCGGCCGCCGCGGTGGCCGTGGTGATGGCCGTCGTGGAGAAGGCCGTCGTGGTGAGCGTCGTGGCCGTCGTGGTCGTGACGAAAACCATGGTGACGAACTGCTCGACAAGGTTGTCACCATCAACCGTGTCTCCAAGGTCCACAAGGGTGGCCGTACTTTCAGCTTCGCGGCTCTCGTAGTCGTAGGCGATGGTAAGGGCACCGTGGGCGTAGGCTACGGCAAGTCCCGTGAGGTCCCCGCAGCAATTGCAAAGGGCCAGCTGGACGCTAAGAAGCACATGTTCACCGTTCCCCGCATCCGCGGCACCATTACCCACCCGGTAATCGGTCACGATGCAGCCGGCACGGTGCTCCTGAGGCCCGCAGCTCCCGGTACCGGTGTAATCGCCGGTGGCGCGGTGCGTGCAGTCATGGAGTGCGCAGGCATTACCGACATCTTGACCAAGTCCATGGGCTCGGCCACCGCTGTCAACGTAGTGCGTGCAACTGTTGCAGGCTTGAAGGCTCTCGAAGAGCCCGAAGAGATCGCAGCACGTCGTGGTCTGACTTTGGAAGAGGTCGCTCCCGACTCCTTGCTGAAGTCTCGCGCCGCAGGCATCGCTGAGGCTCGCAAGGCCCGCGAAGAAGCCAAGGCTAAGGCAACTTCTGACCAGAAGGATGGTGAGTGA
- the rpsS gene encoding 30S ribosomal protein S19, which produces MTRSIKKGPFVDAHLQKKVDAQNEKGTHEVIKTWSRRSMITPDFIGHTFAVHDGRKHVPVFVTEAMVGHKLGEFAPTRTFKGHVKDDKKARR; this is translated from the coding sequence ATGACTCGTAGCATCAAGAAGGGCCCATTCGTCGACGCCCACTTGCAGAAGAAAGTCGACGCGCAAAATGAGAAGGGCACGCATGAAGTCATTAAGACTTGGTCGCGCCGTTCGATGATCACCCCGGACTTTATCGGTCACACATTCGCTGTGCACGATGGTCGCAAGCATGTTCCAGTTTTCGTGACTGAAGCTATGGTTGGCCACAAGCTCGGTGAGTTCGCCCCCACGCGTACCTTCAAGGGTCACGTGAAGGATGACAAGAAAGCACGCCGCTAA
- the rpsH gene encoding 30S ribosomal protein S8 produces the protein MTMTDPIADMLTRLRNASAAKHETVEMPYSKFKAAIAQILKREGYIADFAAKEARVGQTLEITLKYGSHGEQSLEGIKRVSKPGLRRYAKSDSLPMPLGGLGVAIISTSSGLMTQKECLDRGIGGEIVAYVW, from the coding sequence ATGACAATGACAGATCCAATCGCAGACATGCTTACGCGTCTGCGCAATGCGAGTGCGGCAAAGCACGAAACCGTGGAAATGCCGTATTCCAAATTCAAGGCAGCTATCGCGCAGATTTTGAAGCGTGAAGGCTACATTGCTGACTTCGCGGCTAAGGAAGCTCGCGTGGGCCAGACTCTTGAGATCACTCTCAAGTATGGTTCTCACGGTGAGCAGAGCCTCGAGGGCATTAAGAGGGTTTCTAAGCCTGGCCTGCGTCGTTACGCAAAGTCAGACTCCCTGCCAATGCCTTTGGGCGGCTTGGGTGTAGCCATCATCTCGACTAGCTCGGGCTTGATGACTCAGAAGGAATGCCTCGACCGGGGCATTGGTGGCGAAATCGTCGCCTACGTGTGGTGA
- the rplF gene encoding 50S ribosomal protein L6 translates to MASHIGKLPVAIPAGVEVSFKGQVFSAKGPKGTDSFTLPECISGKVEENEIVLVPANDERPTRADHGLSRSIVASIVEGVSKGFSKHLMIVGTGYRAAAKGKGLELSLGYSHTITVEPPEGITYELPNANEIIVHGTNKQQVGQAAANIRRLRAPEPYKGKGIKYQDEHILRKAGKAGK, encoded by the coding sequence ATGGCATCGCATATTGGTAAGCTCCCCGTCGCCATTCCGGCGGGCGTAGAGGTCTCTTTCAAGGGACAGGTCTTTTCGGCCAAGGGCCCTAAGGGCACTGATTCCTTCACTCTGCCTGAGTGCATTAGCGGCAAGGTTGAAGAAAACGAGATTGTTCTGGTTCCAGCTAACGATGAGCGCCCAACTCGCGCTGATCACGGTCTGAGCCGTTCTATCGTAGCTTCGATCGTTGAGGGTGTCTCCAAGGGCTTCTCGAAGCACTTGATGATTGTTGGTACGGGTTACCGTGCCGCAGCCAAGGGCAAGGGCCTTGAGCTCTCCTTGGGCTACTCTCACACGATTACGGTGGAGCCTCCTGAGGGCATCACCTACGAACTGCCTAATGCCAATGAAATCATTGTGCACGGCACCAACAAGCAACAGGTCGGTCAAGCGGCTGCAAACATTCGCAGGCTTCGTGCTCCAGAACCCTACAAGGGCAAGGGCATTAAGTATCAGGATGAGCACATCCTACGCAAGGCAGGAAAGGCTGGTAAGTGA
- the rpmD gene encoding 50S ribosomal protein L30 codes for MSKQLKITLVKGFANQTERQKVNAQSLGLRKIGQTVVIDDTPVYRGMIDKVRHLVTVEEAD; via the coding sequence ATGAGCAAGCAGCTGAAAATTACGCTGGTTAAGGGCTTCGCAAACCAGACTGAACGCCAGAAGGTGAACGCACAGTCCCTCGGACTGCGCAAGATCGGTCAGACTGTCGTTATCGACGACACTCCTGTATACCGGGGCATGATCGACAAGGTTCGTCACTTGGTCACTGTTGAGGAGGCAGACTAA
- the rpsC gene encoding 30S ribosomal protein S3, giving the protein MGQKINPFGYRLGITEEHRSKWFSDSQKQGERYRDFVLEDDKIRKEMNKDLERAGVSKIIIERTRDRVRVDIHTARPGIVIGRRGAEAERVRAKLEKITGKQVQLNIFEVKNAAIDAQLVAQGIAEQLTNRVTFRRAMRKAEQDAMRAGAKGIRIKLSGRLGGAEMSRSEFYREGRVPLQTLRALIDYGFFEARTTYGRIGVKVWIYKGDMTEREFDEQQAQQGNRGRRGSDRRPRRGARPSEGRTRQRQAEEQANSGVATPPAEAALTEATAPVATEAKE; this is encoded by the coding sequence ATGGGACAGAAAATTAACCCGTTTGGGTACCGACTCGGCATTACCGAAGAGCACCGCAGCAAGTGGTTCTCTGACTCTCAGAAGCAGGGAGAGCGTTACCGCGACTTCGTGCTCGAGGACGACAAGATCCGCAAGGAGATGAACAAAGACTTGGAGCGCGCAGGCGTTTCCAAGATCATCATCGAGCGCACCCGTGATCGCGTCCGCGTTGACATCCACACTGCCCGTCCAGGCATTGTTATTGGACGTCGTGGCGCGGAAGCCGAGCGAGTGCGTGCCAAGCTGGAGAAGATCACTGGCAAGCAGGTACAGCTCAACATCTTCGAGGTGAAGAACGCTGCTATCGACGCTCAGTTGGTCGCTCAGGGAATTGCTGAGCAGCTGACCAACCGCGTCACCTTCCGCCGCGCAATGCGTAAGGCTGAGCAGGACGCTATGAGGGCCGGTGCCAAGGGTATCCGCATCAAGCTGTCCGGCCGTCTTGGCGGAGCGGAAATGAGCCGTTCTGAGTTCTACCGCGAAGGTCGCGTGCCGCTGCAGACGCTGCGTGCACTGATTGACTATGGCTTCTTTGAAGCTCGCACTACTTACGGCCGTATTGGCGTAAAGGTGTGGATTTACAAGGGAGACATGACCGAGCGTGAGTTCGACGAGCAGCAGGCCCAGCAGGGTAACCGCGGCCGCCGTGGTTCCGATCGCCGTCCCCGCAGGGGTGCTCGCCCCTCCGAAGGTCGTACGCGTCAGCGTCAGGCCGAGGAGCAGGCGAACAGTGGCGTAGCCACGCCGCCAGCTGAGGCCGCATTGACCGAGGCTACGGCTCCGGTCGCAACGGAAGCAAAGGAGTGA
- the rplP gene encoding 50S ribosomal protein L16: protein MLIPKRVNYRKQHRPTRRGMSKGGNEIAFGDFGIQALAPTYLTNRQIEAARIAMTRYIKRGGRVWITVFPDRPLTKHALGSRMGSGKGAPEFWVANIHPGRVLFEIGGVSEDVAREALRRAIDKLPMKCRIIAREGGDI, encoded by the coding sequence GTGCTTATCCCAAAGAGGGTTAACTACCGCAAGCAGCATCGTCCCACGCGTAGGGGCATGTCTAAGGGCGGCAATGAGATCGCTTTCGGCGATTTTGGCATTCAGGCGCTGGCCCCGACATATCTGACTAACCGTCAGATTGAGGCTGCTCGTATCGCCATGACTCGTTACATCAAGCGCGGTGGTCGTGTGTGGATTACGGTCTTCCCTGATCGCCCGCTGACTAAGCACGCTCTCGGATCTCGAATGGGTTCCGGTAAGGGAGCTCCTGAGTTCTGGGTTGCTAACATTCACCCCGGCCGTGTGCTTTTCGAAATCGGTGGTGTGAGTGAAGACGTCGCTCGCGAGGCTCTGCGCCGCGCAATCGACAAGCTTCCTATGAAGTGCAGGATTATTGCGCGCGAAGGCGGTGACATCTGA
- the rplD gene encoding 50S ribosomal protein L4 — MASVTLNITDAKGKAAGSVEAPADIFGISAEDVHDHIPLIHQVVLGQLAAARQGTHSAKTRAEVSGGGRKPWKQKGTGRARQGSIRSPQWAGGGVAHGPVPRDYSQKTPKKMKAAALRYVLSDRTNAGRTHIIDFGIGEQPSTKSAMGALVPVVAERFTTIVFSRDEINEWLSVRNLPTVHTIFADQLNTYDVVTAEDVVFTKEGFNAFIEAKNAAKAETAKEA; from the coding sequence ATGGCAAGCGTAACTTTGAACATCACTGATGCAAAGGGCAAGGCAGCTGGCTCCGTTGAGGCACCTGCTGATATCTTCGGCATTTCCGCAGAAGATGTTCACGATCACATTCCGCTGATTCACCAGGTAGTTCTGGGTCAGCTGGCTGCTGCTCGTCAAGGCACTCACTCGGCAAAGACCCGCGCTGAGGTCTCCGGTGGCGGTAGGAAGCCTTGGAAGCAGAAGGGCACCGGTCGTGCTCGTCAGGGCTCCATCCGTTCTCCACAGTGGGCCGGCGGCGGCGTGGCACATGGTCCCGTCCCTCGTGACTACTCACAGAAGACTCCCAAGAAGATGAAGGCCGCAGCTCTGCGCTACGTCCTGTCCGACCGCACTAACGCTGGCCGTACTCACATCATCGACTTCGGTATCGGTGAGCAGCCCTCCACTAAGAGTGCTATGGGTGCTCTTGTGCCGGTAGTTGCCGAGCGTTTCACCACGATCGTCTTCTCCCGTGACGAGATTAACGAGTGGCTCTCCGTAAGGAATCTGCCTACTGTCCACACGATCTTCGCTGATCAGTTGAACACCTATGATGTGGTCACTGCTGAGGACGTCGTCTTCACCAAGGAAGGCTTCAACGCTTTCATTGAGGCGAAGAATGCGGCCAAGGCTGAGACTGCGAAGGAGGCCTGA
- a CDS encoding type Z 30S ribosomal protein S14, whose product MAKTALKNKAARKPKFKVRGYTRCQVCGRPHSVYRKFGLCRICLRNKAHAGELPGVTKSSW is encoded by the coding sequence ATGGCAAAAACCGCTCTAAAGAATAAAGCGGCGCGCAAGCCTAAGTTCAAGGTGCGTGGCTATACACGTTGCCAGGTCTGCGGTCGTCCTCATTCCGTATATCGCAAGTTCGGCCTATGCCGCATTTGCCTTCGCAACAAGGCTCATGCAGGCGAGTTGCCCGGAGTTACGAAATCCAGTTGGTAA
- the rplC gene encoding 50S ribosomal protein L3, with protein sequence MTREQKNTTALLGRKLGMSQVWDENGFFVPVTLVDVSTNVVTAVKTEDTDGYKAVQIGYGQIDPTKVTKPLAGHFAKAGVTPRRHLVEVRTEDADKYEPGQELAVDLLPEGSEVDVTGTTKGKGFAGTIKRWGFKSYRRTHGSHKNERRPGSVGACATPSRILKGKRMAGRMGHDTSTVQNLTIVSADTENGIIAVKGAIPGPRGSIVVVRSAVKGA encoded by the coding sequence ATGACTCGAGAGCAGAAAAACACTACTGCACTGCTGGGCCGCAAGCTTGGTATGTCGCAAGTATGGGACGAGAACGGCTTCTTCGTCCCCGTAACGCTGGTTGATGTTTCGACCAACGTTGTAACAGCGGTCAAGACTGAAGACACTGACGGCTACAAGGCTGTTCAGATTGGCTACGGTCAGATTGACCCTACTAAGGTGACTAAGCCTCTAGCTGGCCACTTTGCTAAGGCCGGTGTCACTCCTCGCCGTCACCTCGTAGAGGTGCGCACTGAGGATGCCGACAAGTATGAGCCTGGCCAAGAACTCGCCGTTGATTTGTTGCCTGAAGGCAGCGAAGTAGACGTTACGGGCACCACTAAGGGTAAAGGCTTCGCCGGTACGATTAAGCGCTGGGGCTTCAAGTCCTATCGTCGTACCCACGGTTCTCACAAAAACGAGCGCCGCCCCGGTTCCGTGGGCGCTTGCGCTACGCCGAGCCGCATTCTAAAGGGCAAGCGCATGGCTGGCCGTATGGGCCACGATACTTCTACCGTGCAGAACCTCACGATTGTCTCTGCAGACACTGAGAACGGCATCATCGCAGTTAAGGGTGCCATTCCTGGTCCTCGCGGCTCGATTGTCGTTGTCCGCTCGGCAGTGAAGGGAGCTTGA
- the rplN gene encoding 50S ribosomal protein L14, whose translation MIQQESRLRVADNTGAKEILAIRVLGGSKRRYAGIGDVIVASVKDAIPGGSVKKGEVVKAVVVRTTKERRRPDGSYIKFDENAAVLLGNGREPRGTRIFGPVGRELRDKRFMKIVSLAPEVI comes from the coding sequence ATGATTCAGCAGGAATCGCGACTTCGCGTCGCTGACAACACGGGTGCTAAGGAAATCTTAGCTATCCGCGTGCTCGGCGGGTCGAAGCGACGCTATGCCGGCATCGGCGATGTCATTGTCGCCTCCGTCAAGGATGCAATCCCCGGCGGGTCGGTCAAGAAAGGCGAGGTCGTTAAGGCCGTCGTCGTCCGTACTACAAAGGAGCGTCGTCGTCCAGATGGCTCCTATATCAAGTTTGACGAGAATGCTGCTGTCCTTTTGGGCAACGGGCGTGAGCCCCGCGGCACCCGTATTTTCGGGCCGGTCGGACGTGAATTGCGCGACAAGCGCTTCATGAAGATCGTATCTCTCGCACCGGAGGTGATCTGA
- the rplR gene encoding 50S ribosomal protein L18, with translation MSVAIRGKGKKVARLRRHARLRKRIQGTAERPRLVVTRSNRNMIAQIVDDTKGLTLVSASTLAGDFPKVEGNKTDAARKVGELVAKKAKDAGITSVVFDRGGNRYHGRVAAVAEGAREGGLAL, from the coding sequence ATGAGCGTCGCAATTCGCGGTAAAGGCAAGAAGGTTGCCCGCCTGCGCCGTCACGCCCGCCTGCGCAAGCGCATTCAAGGCACTGCTGAGCGTCCACGTTTGGTCGTTACCCGCAGCAATCGCAACATGATTGCTCAGATTGTGGATGACACCAAGGGTCTGACGCTGGTAAGCGCCTCGACTCTGGCTGGTGACTTCCCCAAGGTTGAAGGCAATAAGACTGATGCCGCTCGTAAAGTTGGCGAACTGGTCGCCAAGAAGGCTAAGGATGCTGGCATTACTAGCGTGGTCTTTGACCGCGGTGGTAACCGGTACCACGGCCGCGTCGCAGCGGTTGCAGAAGGCGCCCGTGAGGGAGGTTTGGCACTGTGA
- the rpsJ gene encoding 30S ribosomal protein S10, producing MAGQKIRIRLKSYDHEVIDQSAKKIVETVTNAGATVVGPVPLPTEKNVYVVIRSPHKYKDSREHFEMRTHKRLIDIVDPTPKAVDSLMHIDLPADVNIEIKL from the coding sequence ATGGCGGGACAGAAAATCCGCATCAGGCTTAAGTCCTATGACCATGAGGTCATCGACCAATCGGCGAAGAAAATCGTCGAGACGGTGACGAACGCGGGCGCAACAGTTGTTGGCCCCGTTCCGCTACCGACAGAGAAGAACGTGTATGTTGTCATCCGTTCTCCTCACAAGTACAAGGACTCTCGCGAGCACTTCGAGATGCGGACGCACAAGCGCCTCATTGACATCGTGGACCCCACTCCTAAGGCAGTGGATTCCTTGATGCATATCGATCTGCCTGCAGACGTCAACATCGAAATCAAGCTGTAA
- the rplX gene encoding 50S ribosomal protein L24 — protein MVAKIKTGDQVKVIRGKDRGKEGKVTKILPNDRLIVEGVQIVKKHMKAAQQGQQSGIVSVEAPIHRSNVMVIDPETKQATRIGVVVKEEAREGKIKLVRTRVAKKSGKELS, from the coding sequence ATGGTAGCCAAGATTAAGACCGGCGACCAGGTCAAGGTCATCCGCGGCAAGGATCGCGGTAAGGAGGGCAAAGTCACTAAGATTCTGCCTAACGACCGTCTGATCGTTGAGGGCGTGCAAATCGTCAAGAAGCACATGAAGGCCGCACAGCAGGGCCAGCAGTCCGGCATTGTTTCGGTTGAGGCACCAATCCACCGTTCTAACGTAATGGTGATTGATCCTGAGACCAAGCAGGCCACCCGCATTGGTGTTGTGGTCAAGGAGGAGGCACGCGAAGGCAAGATTAAGCTTGTTCGCACGCGCGTCGCCAAGAAGTCAGGCAAGGAGCTGTCATGA
- the rplE gene encoding 50S ribosomal protein L5, producing MSDTTVEAPAVPRLRQKYIEQIVPELEKEFKFSNPMQVPKIEKVVVSMGVGAAARDSKLIEGAIKDLTAITGQKPKVTKAKKSVAQFHLREGQAIGAYVTLRGTRMWEFLDRLLTLALPRIRDFRGISGKQFDGQGNYNFGLTEQVVFHEIDPDDIDHQRGMDITVVTTTKNDEEASALLKQLGFPFKEN from the coding sequence ATGAGCGATACAACCGTTGAAGCACCGGCAGTCCCTCGTTTGAGGCAGAAGTACATCGAGCAAATCGTGCCCGAGTTGGAGAAGGAATTTAAGTTCTCTAACCCAATGCAGGTGCCGAAGATCGAGAAGGTCGTCGTCTCCATGGGAGTCGGCGCAGCAGCTCGAGATTCTAAGCTCATCGAGGGCGCAATCAAGGATTTGACTGCAATCACCGGCCAGAAGCCCAAGGTAACGAAGGCTAAGAAGTCTGTGGCTCAGTTCCACTTGCGTGAGGGCCAGGCCATCGGTGCGTATGTCACCTTGCGTGGCACCCGTATGTGGGAGTTCCTCGATCGTCTGCTCACCCTTGCGCTGCCACGTATCCGCGATTTCCGCGGTATCAGCGGCAAGCAGTTCGATGGTCAGGGTAACTACAACTTCGGCCTCACGGAGCAGGTTGTTTTCCATGAGATCGACCCTGATGACATCGATCATCAGCGTGGTATGGACATCACCGTGGTGACCACCACCAAGAACGATGAGGAAGCTAGCGCACTGCTCAAGCAGTTGGGCTTCCCCTTCAAGGAGAACTGA
- the rplB gene encoding 50S ribosomal protein L2, which yields MAIRTYKPTTAGRRNASVSDFSEITRSKPEKSLVRKKNRTGGRNSYGRITSRHRGGGHKRQYRLIDFRRWDKDGVPAKVAEIEYDPNRSARIALLHFADGEKRYIVAPEGVKQGDVIETGPQADIKPGNNLPLSNIPTGTIVHAIELRPLGGAKIARSAGAGVQLVAKDGAYAQLRMPSGEIRNVDARCRATVGEVGNSEHANIELGKAGRARWLGKRPHTRGESMNPVDHPHGGRTRGGKPPVSPWGKGEVRTRRPKKASNKMIVRRRPNGKNRK from the coding sequence ATGGCTATCCGTACATATAAGCCGACGACCGCGGGCCGTCGCAACGCTTCTGTTTCGGATTTCTCCGAGATTACGCGTTCCAAGCCCGAAAAGTCGTTGGTTCGCAAGAAGAACCGCACTGGCGGTCGTAACTCTTACGGCCGTATCACCAGCCGCCACCGCGGTGGTGGGCACAAGCGTCAGTATCGTCTTATCGACTTCCGTCGTTGGGACAAGGATGGCGTGCCAGCAAAGGTTGCTGAGATCGAGTACGATCCCAACCGTTCCGCTCGCATTGCCCTCCTGCACTTCGCAGATGGTGAGAAGCGCTACATCGTTGCTCCTGAAGGTGTCAAGCAGGGCGATGTTATCGAGACTGGTCCTCAGGCTGATATTAAGCCTGGCAACAACCTGCCTCTGAGCAACATCCCCACTGGTACCATTGTGCACGCGATTGAGCTGCGTCCCTTGGGTGGTGCAAAGATTGCTCGTTCCGCAGGCGCCGGCGTACAGCTGGTTGCTAAGGATGGCGCTTACGCTCAGCTGCGTATGCCCTCGGGCGAAATTCGCAACGTCGACGCTCGTTGCCGTGCAACGGTTGGTGAGGTCGGTAACTCCGAGCATGCCAACATTGAGCTCGGTAAGGCAGGACGTGCCCGTTGGCTTGGCAAGCGGCCCCACACTCGTGGTGAGTCCATGAACCCGGTCGATCATCCGCATGGTGGACGTACGCGCGGTGGCAAACCGCCAGTGTCTCCGTGGGGCAAGGGAGAGGTTCGTACTCGTCGTCCGAAGAAGGCTTCGAACAAGATGATTGTGCGCCGCCGCCCCAATGGTAAGAACCGCAAGTAA
- the rpmC gene encoding 50S ribosomal protein L29 yields MTVGTAEYSIKSLNEKTDAEIEDFLKKSKEELFNLRFQAATGQLENTSRLKAVKHDIARMYTVLRERELGMSQAPEGADSSKSEAEEK; encoded by the coding sequence ATGACAGTCGGAACAGCCGAATATTCAATCAAGAGTCTGAACGAGAAGACTGATGCAGAAATTGAGGACTTCCTCAAGAAGTCCAAGGAAGAGCTGTTTAACCTGCGCTTCCAGGCTGCAACCGGTCAGCTCGAGAACACCTCTCGTCTCAAGGCTGTCAAGCACGACATCGCCAGGATGTACACCGTCCTGCGCGAACGCGAGCTCGGCATGAGCCAGGCGCCCGAAGGTGCAGACAGCAGCAAGAGCGAAGCTGAGGAGAAGTAA
- the rplO gene encoding 50S ribosomal protein L15 encodes MATKNSAETEETNILRMHDLRPAPGANRDRIRVGRGEGSKGKTSGRGMKGTKARYQVRPGFEGGQLPLYMRLPKLRGFKSPFKKEYQVVNVGRLSELFPEGGEITAENLSSKGAVRSGYPVKVLGEGDAQAAFTLKGVKVSSSARTKIEAAGGSVSED; translated from the coding sequence ATGGCTACCAAGAACTCCGCTGAGACCGAAGAGACCAACATCCTGCGTATGCACGATCTGCGTCCGGCACCAGGTGCCAACCGCGATCGTATTCGCGTGGGCCGTGGTGAAGGTTCCAAGGGTAAGACCTCGGGCCGCGGTATGAAGGGTACGAAGGCACGGTACCAGGTACGTCCTGGTTTCGAGGGTGGTCAGCTGCCGCTCTACATGCGTCTGCCCAAGCTGCGTGGCTTCAAGAGCCCCTTCAAGAAGGAATATCAGGTCGTCAACGTGGGTCGGCTCTCCGAGCTCTTCCCCGAGGGCGGCGAGATTACTGCTGAGAATCTGTCCTCCAAGGGCGCTGTGCGCTCTGGCTACCCGGTGAAGGTACTGGGCGAGGGCGATGCACAGGCAGCCTTCACACTCAAGGGTGTCAAGGTTTCGTCATCGGCACGCACCAAGATTGAAGCCGCAGGTGGGTCGGTCTCTGAGGACTGA